The genomic stretch CCGCGAACAGGCGATTTTATTGAACCAGGCTTCACTCTTCGTTGAAGAGGGCTGGGCCACCTGGATCGAGGCCTACCTGCCCTCTCAAATCGATGAAAAATATCCAGCCAAACACTACTCGATAGAAGCCATATTAAAAGCTATTCAAGCCATGCCCCCTGAAATTCCCGATCTGAAAGAACTGCAAGGCTATCTTCTTGGGGCGTTGGCCTTGCTCTTCGCCGATGAAGACGTTTCAGCGGATCTGTTGCTGCAGGCAATCCTGTTGATCCATTTTGAAGGCGCCAAATATGATGACCACTTCAGCACCCAACTCGGTCAGCCTTTGGGTTATGTGATCGGCGATCTGCTGATGGCGCAGGCCGAGGGCAATTTGGGGCCGCTATGCCTGCCGTATGCCGCCCTGATTGCCGCCAATATTACCTTTGATCCGCAGAGCATCAGCCTGAGCGATTTGCGCGAGATGCTCTTTTCGAAGCCGCAGCTCAACCCCGATGCACGTTTGGCCGCCCTCAGCCGGATGCGCTTGCAGCAACCCAATTCCGTGGTCGAACTGGTGCAACGCGCTAAAGTTGAGTTGAGTTTTTCAATTCCAAAGGAATTAAAGAAATGAAACCGCGAATTCTCGCCAACCCGAAGACTTCTTCGTCGCAAAAAGATGCTCCTCGCAGTGACATAAATAGTATGCTGTTCAACCTTCTTTTGACCATTACAAAGTTTACGTAAAGTCGTGAACATTAGCGGATAAGTTAATCTTGGAGGCCGTTATGACTGAAAACCAAATCCCGTTGGCCCGTCACTATAACCTGGAAGAATTGCCCGGTAAAAAAAGCAGGCAGTTGGATGTGCCGCCCGGACGTCTGGGGGTTGTGATTACCGCAGATGGCGCGCTGCAAACCTATCAGCCGGGTCAGCACACCCTGGCGGCAGGCGGACGCGGCTCTGAGGTGGCAGGCGGAATGAAGGTTGGCTTTGTCCCCGCGGCGGGATTCAACGCCCGTCTGAAAGCCGAAAACCTGCTCAGCCGCGACAGCGCCCTGCTGGATGCCAGTTTGCTGTGCGCCGTCGAGATTTTCGATCTGGCGGGTTTCTTCACCCAATATGTCGTGCCGCGCGGCGTAATCCACGGCGATGTGATGGATTTACCCGCTCAATCGGCCTGGGATATCCTCGCCCCGGGGGTGCGCCGCAACCTGGCGGTAGATTTGCTCGCCGGGCGGCATGGCGATGCGCTGATGGCCGATATTCGCCCCGGCCTGGAACCGGCGCTCAACCAGCTTGGCCTGCACCTGGATTTCTTCCATTTTATCTCCTTCCTGCGCTCCGAAGATCGTTTGATCGCCGCCGAACAGGCCCTGGCATTAGAACAACGATTGCAGGATGTCGAAAATCGCCGCAAGATCACCGCGGCTAAATCTCGGCAGGACCTAACCGATGCGCTGAGCGAAATGGGTATTCATGAAGAACAATCCGTAACCGTGCATCCCCTCCATGATCCGGAGCCATCGGCAGATGCGTTGCAGCCGACATTTCTTAGCGGGCTGACCGCCTGGGTCAGCGATCTGGGGAATAAAGAAACCCGCCGCGATCATTTTCGCCTCGGCAATCTCTTCCAGCGCAAAGATAAAGCCAAGACGCAGACAACCCTCGCACCACGCCGCGGTCGCCGCTATCCGCGCTATTGGTGGCGCCGCCATGTGATCTGGATGGTTTTTGTGCTGCTGTTGGCAATTGGCCTCACTAAAGTTGTCAATTTTCTCGCCGGTGACGCCGATGGTTCCAATCGCTGGGAATTCTATTTCATTGTTTGGGGCGCAGTAGCCGGAATTCTCTTTGATAGCATCAAGAAACTTTTTCAAAAATACGATGAGCTGCAACATGCATATTGGGTTGACCCCGGTACCACTTTTGTAGATGATCTGGTGGGTCAAGACCGTGCGCAGGCCGATGTGCTGGTGCGCGACCAAACCCACAACGATTTGCAAATTGCCCAAACCGCCCTGAACGACTTGCGCTCGCGCGTATTTGCACAGGGGGATGAAAACCTGGCCCTGGAGTTGCGTGCCCTGGAGAAAGAATTTGCACACGCCCGCGAGATGGTCATGAACCCTATCCTGGGGGTGCCGCCTTATGTCACCGATTTAAAGATCAGCCGCAAAATGTGGGATGATCTGCTCGATTATGATGAAGGCCTGCTGGTGCGGTCCAGCGCCCTGGGAGAAGATGTGCGATCCCTGGTGCAGGAATCCGCCCGGGGGCAGATTGACCCCGACAAACAGAATCAACTACGAGCGAGTCTGGATGCCCTAAAGCACCACTTCGCCAATCGCAGCCAGGCGCTCAAAATATCCGAAGAACAAAAAAAACGTCTACAGTCCTAATACTTTGTGAGTGAAAAGGAGAAAGCCATGTTCGGGAATCGACAAACCTGTCCCCAGTGCGGGGAAAAAATATCCAAAGGGGCGAATTTTTGCGGCAATTGCGGCACCACCCTGGCAGGCGGCGTTCTGCGTTGTGGCGCGTGCGGCGTCGAAAACCGCGGAGATGCCAGCTTTTGCAAGGAATGCGGGCAATCGCTCAGTAGCAGCGCGGCCCCGGTGATGCGTAATCACCGTTGGGCGCGCAATGATGATGATTTTGCCGTGCGCATTGACGCCGATGATGTGACCGGCTTTCTCAAGCACGGCCTGATCGTTGATCTGGGCACGAATGCCTTGCTGGTGGATAAAGGGGAAGTGGTTGGGACGGTGGCCCCCGGCGAATATTCGCTGGATAGTTTTGGGGGGCGGCTCAAAGAGCTATTTGCCGGACGCATCCCGGAGAATCTAACCGCCTTGTTGGTAGAGATTACCCCCACAGAATTTGAATTCAACCTGGGTGGCATTTTTACCAGCGATCCGCTGCGCATAGGCGCAACGGTGCGCTTGCAGGCAGAAGTCGCATTCCCTGGCAAATTCCTGGTCAATATGCTGAAAGGGAATGAGCGCATTTCCAAAGAAGCGCTGCGTCAGCATCTCTACCCCGAGGTGGTGCAGGTGGTTGAGCGCTGGGTGCGCAAACACACGCTGCAAGAATTGGCCGAAGATTTCAAACTCAAAGATCGGCTTGAATTGCTGCTTGATGAAACCTTGAAGACGACTTTTGCGCAATTGGGCCTGTCGTTCTTGAATATCCGTGTGCTTGAGTTGAATATGGAGCACCTGGAGCGCATTCTGGACGACCAGCAGCGCGTAAACGAAACACGTCGCGTATATGCGTTGCAAGTCACCGAAGCAGAAGCCGAAGCTGAAGGCCGCAAGCATATTGGCGAAGCCCAACGCGAACTGGATTTGGTGAAACTGGCTGAAGAGACGCGCGAAGTCGAAATGGACGAAAAACGGGTAGCGATTCACCAGCGCATGCGCGAAGCCGTGATGAGCGACCGCATGAACGAAATCACCTCCGAGGCCGAGTTTACGCAATTCCTGCACGATATGGATTATGATAATCTCCTGCGCGAGAAAGAGCGTGAAGAATTGCTGCGTACCTGGAAGGAAGATGCCAAAGATCACGAGATGGCGCGGGCGCATCTGCTGGCAAAGCTAGAAGTGGAGCAGACTTATGAAGTGAATTTGCTGGCATTGAAATTGTCGACAGAGTATGATCTGAAAAAATTTGAATCTGAAGTTAATATTGCCCGCAAGCGCGCGGATTTCGAGTGGGAAATGAAGCGCAAAAATGTGGAAGAAGAGCTATGGTTGCAGCGGGAAGAAATACGCATTCGAGA from Chloroflexota bacterium encodes the following:
- a CDS encoding zinc-ribbon domain-containing protein, whose amino-acid sequence is MFGNRQTCPQCGEKISKGANFCGNCGTTLAGGVLRCGACGVENRGDASFCKECGQSLSSSAAPVMRNHRWARNDDDFAVRIDADDVTGFLKHGLIVDLGTNALLVDKGEVVGTVAPGEYSLDSFGGRLKELFAGRIPENLTALLVEITPTEFEFNLGGIFTSDPLRIGATVRLQAEVAFPGKFLVNMLKGNERISKEALRQHLYPEVVQVVERWVRKHTLQELAEDFKLKDRLELLLDETLKTTFAQLGLSFLNIRVLELNMEHLERILDDQQRVNETRRVYALQVTEAEAEAEGRKHIGEAQRELDLVKLAEETREVEMDEKRVAIHQRMREAVMSDRMNEITSEAEFTQFLHDMDYDNLLREKEREELLRTWKEDAKDHEMARAHLLAKLEVEQTYEVNLLALKLSTEYDLKKFESEVNIARKRADFEWEMKRKNVEEELWLQREEIRIRDERERLEAERKHWLRQQELKDDVAEAEAGIRLLALMKETRRLDKEENNRIDREHELALLKAKQAIE